One segment of Tamlana crocina DNA contains the following:
- the aroC gene encoding chorismate synthase, producing the protein MAGNSFGKLFNLTTYGESHGSALGGVIDGCPPGIELDLDAIQNDLARRKPGQSAIVTQRKEPDAVKFHSGIFEGKTTGTPIGFVIENTNQKSHDYSHIKDSYRPSHADYTYDKKYGLRDYRGGGRSSARETACRVVAGAIAKQILKDVDIKAYVSAVGTMKLDKPYTELDLNQIESNIVRCPDQNMAAEMESYIKEVRSKGDTVGGIVSCVIKNVPVGLGEPVFDKLHAELGKAMLSINAVKGFEYGSGFHGSTMYGSDHNDAFNNDGSTKTNYSGGIQGGISNGMDIYFNVAFKPVATLIQKYETIDKEGNTVEMQGKGRHDPCVVPRAVPIVEAMAALVLADFYLINKMY; encoded by the coding sequence ATGGCTGGAAATTCCTTTGGAAAATTATTTAACCTAACAACTTATGGCGAATCGCACGGCTCTGCATTGGGTGGTGTAATTGATGGTTGTCCTCCAGGAATTGAATTGGATCTTGATGCCATTCAAAACGATTTGGCAAGGCGTAAACCGGGTCAATCAGCTATTGTAACACAACGTAAGGAACCTGATGCCGTAAAGTTTCATTCGGGAATTTTTGAGGGTAAAACAACCGGTACTCCCATTGGATTTGTTATTGAGAACACCAACCAAAAGTCGCACGACTATTCACATATAAAAGATAGTTACAGACCCAGCCATGCCGATTACACTTACGATAAAAAATACGGCTTACGTGATTACCGTGGCGGTGGGCGCAGTTCGGCGCGCGAAACGGCATGTAGGGTAGTGGCAGGTGCCATTGCCAAGCAAATTTTAAAAGATGTTGATATCAAAGCCTATGTGTCGGCAGTGGGAACCATGAAATTGGATAAGCCTTACACAGAGTTGGATCTCAACCAAATCGAGTCGAATATTGTACGTTGTCCGGACCAAAACATGGCTGCTGAAATGGAATCGTATATTAAGGAAGTACGCAGTAAAGGCGATACTGTTGGCGGCATAGTAAGTTGTGTGATTAAGAATGTGCCTGTTGGTTTGGGTGAACCGGTTTTTGATAAACTGCACGCCGAATTGGGAAAAGCCATGCTATCTATAAACGCCGTTAAAGGATTTGAATATGGTAGTGGGTTTCATGGTAGCACCATGTATGGTAGCGACCACAATGATGCCTTTAATAACGATGGCTCCACAAAAACCAACTATTCTGGAGGTATTCAAGGAGGTATAAGTAATGGTATGGACATTTATTTTAATGTCGCTTTTAAGCCTGTAGCGACACTAATCCAAAAATATGAAACCATAGACAAAGAAGGTAACACTGTTGAAATGCAAGGAAAAGGACGTCACGACCCCTGTGTAGTGCCAAGAGCGGTACCCATTGTAGAAGCTATGGCGGCATTGGTTTTGGCTGATTTCTACCTTATCAATAAAATGTATTGA